One window of Trichoderma breve strain T069 chromosome 3, whole genome shotgun sequence genomic DNA carries:
- a CDS encoding DNA polymerase alpha/epsilon subunit B domain-containing protein, protein MDKTPAPIFRKQRPLIPSSSVAPSSSPAFGTPVHPPKPFSINAPKAAILPIILPPATLRPLAFRTFTKKHSLTLTSSALQELASFIGRHCGSGWREEGLAERVLEEVARSWKNRNGGVMVEGASKELQDILKTLEGNMSGGKIMGQGRGLPRGDSMLEINDNDTINTRLGIRPTALPRQDSNASFGMSGLGVQEEADDDEDASDARAWLKVIDAYDQPRLLYNVDKKHFERDTAKPSLLPPASHKTTVFRNRYHVIHQRLLRNESFQTSSVTSSRKHTLQRSLSNQQSLRITPIANLLGRHGSNHMLLGQLNILPTGDLAISDLTGTIALDVSQAVAIPDDSAWFCPGMMVLVDGVYEEEEESGFFIGQPPCEKRKSTLGISGLDGTDHDQTIGGGFGWIDFLGVGSERAVGSKMRRLERRLLQPAPEEDMPSRNRVVIIGEINLDQPRALQALRKILSLYAAEPEGTSPLTFVLAGNFTQHAVMARGGSGGSIEYKEYFDALASTFSDFPTLLQSSTFVFVPGDNDGWVSSFTGGASVPLPRKPVPEMFTSRIRRAFATANAEAGNTGVQGSAVWTSNPSRMSLFGPNHELVLFRDDISARLRRTSVTLKRKPAAETDGAPEEGNASPDLPSASPAVEDDAMDLDSAAADKPSANTSSSLPLDVKTAQKLVKTILDQGYLSPFRQSTRPVHWDYASALHLYPLPTAMALIDTTAPPFCITYEGCHVMNPGSILVPGRKGVGRWVEYEIGRLGKLRECTL, encoded by the exons ATGGACAAAACACCGGCCCCCATCTTCCGCAAGCAGCGTCCACtgattccatcatcatcagtgGCGCCCTCATCGTCGCCGGCATTCGGAACTCCAGTCCACCCTCCGAAGCCATTCAGCATCAATGCCCCCAAAGCCGCGATCCTTCCCATCATCCTCCCGCCGGCGACTCTCCGACCGCTCGCCTTCCGCACATTCACAAAGAAACACTCGCTAACGCTCACTTCGTCTGCACTGCAGGAGCTTGCGTCCTTCATCGGGCGACACTGCGGCTCGGGATGGCGTGAGGAAGGCCTGGCAGAAAGagtgctggaggaggtggcgagaagctggaagaATCGAAATGGAGGCGTTATGGTGGAGGGGGCGAGCAAGGAGCTGCAAGATATTCTCAAGACGCTGGAGGGAAACATGAGTGGCGGCAAGATCATGGGCCAGGGCAGAGGGCTTCCACGGGGAGACAGCATGTTGGAGATCAACGACAATGATACAATCAACACCAGACTCGGCATCAGGCCAACAGCACTCCCTCGGCAAGACAGCAACGCCAGCTTTGGCATGTCTGGATTGGGGGTGCAAGAGgaggcagatgatgacgaggatgctaGTGATGCTCGTGCCTGGCTCAAGGTCATTGACGCCTATGACCAGCCGCGGCTCCTTTACAACGTGGATAAGAAACACTTTGAAAG AGATACGGCCAAGCCCTCATTACTAcctccagcttctcacaAAACCACCGTCTTCCGAAACCGCTACCACGTCATTCACCAACGTCTCCTCCGAAACGAATCCTTCCAGACCTCCTCCGTCACTTCATCCCGCAAACATACTCTACAACGCTCGCTCTCCAACCAACAATCTCTCAGAATCACGCCCATCGCCAATTTGCTCGGTCGGCATGGAAGCAATCACATGCTCCTAGGCCAGTTGAATATCCTACCGACAGGAGACCTTGCTATAAGTGACTTGACAGGCACCATTGCCCTTGATGTTTCACAGGCGGTTGCTATCCCCGATGATTCAGCATGGTTTTGCCCCGGAATGATGGTCCTGGTAGACGGCGTgtacgaggaggaggaagaatcA GGATTCTTCATCGGACAGCCCCCTTGCGAGAAGCGTAAGTCGACTCTCGGAATCAGTGGGCTTGATGGAACCGACCATGACCAGACCATCGGGGGAGGCTTCGGCTGGATCGACTTCCTCGGCGTCGGTAGTGAGCGTGCAGTCGGATCCAAGATGCGAAGGCTGGAAAGAAGATTACTACAGCCGGCCCCTGAAGAAGACATGCCCTCGCGGAATCGCGTCGTCATCATTGGTGAAATCAACCTCGACCAGCCGCGAGCCCTTCAAGCTCTCCGCAAGATCCTGTCATTATACGCCGCCGAGCCCGAAGGCACATCGCCCCTCACATTCGTCCTGGCCGGCAACTTCACGCAACACGCCGTCATGGCCCGAggtggcagcggcggcagcattgAGTACAAAGAGTACTTTGACGCCCTTGCCTCTACCTTTTCCGACTTCCCTACGCTTCTCCAGTCCTCCACCTTTGTCTTCGTTCCCGGCGACAACGATGGCTGGGTCTCTTCCTTCACAGGTGGTGCGTCCGTGCCACTGCCTCGAAAACCTGTCCCTGAAATGTTCACCTCGCGCATTCGTCGGGCTTTTGCCACGGCCAATGCCGAAGCTGGCAACACGGGCGTTCAGGGTTCTGCTGTGTGGACGAGCAACCCAAGCAGAATGTCGCTTTTCGGACCAAACCACGAGCTTGTCTTGTTTAGAGACGATATATCCGCCAGGCTGAGACGTACCTCGGTAACTCTCAAGCGCAAACCCGCGGCCGAAACAGATGGTGCGCCAGAAGAAGGCAACGCCTCTCCCGATCTCCCATCAGCGTCACCTGCTGTCGAGGACGACGCCATGGATCTTGACTCGGCTGCCGCTGACAAACCCTCCGCCAacacctcttcttctcttcctctcgaCGTGAAAACAGCCCAGAAACTCGTCAAGACGATCCTCGACCAGGGCTACCTCTCCCCTTTTCGCCAATCTACCCGCCCCGTGCACTGGGATTACGCTTCCGCGCTGCATTTATACCCCTTGCCCACTGCCATGGCGCTCATCGATACGACGGCGCCGCCATTTTGCATCACGTATGAAGGGTGCCATGTCATGAACCCGGGGAGTATACTCGTGCCTGGGCGGAAGGGCGTTGGAAGATGGGTAGAGTATGAAATTGGGCGGCTGGGGAAGCTGAGGGAGTGTACTTTGTAA
- a CDS encoding fungal specific transcription factor domain-containing protein, which translates to MPRQITNFSGACARCRAKKLKCDKDARVCSNCNRAKTPCIEIDPVSGEHYERGYIEDLKARAAYLRAAYLEAQGNRPYAQAVRTNDSTPLELQGHGISPNVRSIAGSSSKATGTPKFTDGSIFSLGHLVAAALSMHFSQGTGFQAGSLLQPQTDGIEISLSDEDNLPPLSEACDLTDAYFEIGFHRVSPFMSKSRAYEQIERLRPSSSKSPIHYYASAMQYAEEVLSLTDGETQIQNTLLLLVFAHQHATGIGSRWKLARQAMRTCIQLGYHRAPSKPLDAVTEQRRRRLFWCCYVQERFAACGLGRPIAIADHDITVQVDDLEKGLDTSIPNGSEVAVLIRQSQLRRISTKVREQLYARRTNDSFQAKAEAATLLYAELEQWRLLHEETSTISHSPCIFLTKEYMEVNFHREKLFIFSTLVVPTGQEAHLFKPDVTYLRHCLDPAVQIIFLYQTLLAKGVKTTLWTWIQDILRSGFMILYCGIHTSNILSSQNETAASSIATNQIPEPQSIIKALDDCRQMLKDISLKFTAVTPHWVAFDRLSCDVRKLIENSSSPGAILGGQGGGSNDMSVNQTMNQGLWDVPMDMSYWDDLLDGDVNMNEVFGFDMNTFA; encoded by the exons ATGCCTCGTCAGATTACCAACTTTTCTGGCGCGTGCGCCCGTTGTCgtgcgaagaagctgaag TGCGATAAAGATGCTCGAGTCTGCTCCAACTGTAACCGCGCAAAGACTCCCTGCATCGAGATTGATCCGGTCTCTGGGGAGCACTACGAGAGAGG ATACATTGAAGACTTGAAGGCGCGAGCAGCCTATCTTCGAGCCGCCTATCTTGAAGCCCAAGGCAACAGACCATATGCACAGGCGGTTCGGACCAATGACTCGACTcctcttgagcttcaaggGCACGGCATCTCGCCAAATGTGAGATCTATCGCCGGGTCCTCATCCAAGGCTACAGGGACTCCCAAATTCACCGACGGCAGTATATTTAG TCTTGGACACctagtagcagcagcgctgTCCATGCACTTTTCCCAGGGAACGGGATTTCAAGCAGGATCGCTACTACAGCCCCAGACTGATGGTATTGAAATCTCGTTGAGTGACGAGGACAACCTACCGCCTCTATCGGAGGCCTGTGACCTGACTGATGCCTA TTTTGAGATTGGCTTTCACAGGGTCTCTCCTTTTATGAGTAAAAGTCGAGCATATGAGCAGATTGAACGTCT GCGACCATCATCAAGTAAATCTCCAATCCATTATTATGCCTCCGCCATGCAATATGCCGAAGAAGTCTTGTCACTCACGGATGGCGAGACGCAAATACAAAACACATTGTTGCTCCTTGTTTTTGCTCACCAGCACGCTACTGGAA TTGGCAGCAGATGGAAACTGGCGAGACAGGCCATGAGGACGTGTATTCAGCTCGGATACCATAGAGCTCCCTCCAAGCCTCTTGATGCAGTGACTGAACAAAGACGCAGACGGCTTTTTTGGTGCTGCTACGTCCAAGAGCGATTTGCTGCATGCGGTTTAGGACGGCCTATAGCAATTGCTGATCATGATATTACCGTTCAGGTGG ATGACCTGGAAAAGGGGCTTGACACAAGTATACCGAATGGCTCTGAGGTTGCTGTACTCATCCGACAATCTCAGCTGCGAAGAATCTCGACAAAAGTCCGCGAACAGCTCTATGCAAGACGTACAAACGACAGCTTCCAAGCCAAGGCAGAAGCCGCTACTCTACTCTATGCGGAGCTCGAACAGTGGCGCCTCTTACACGAAGAAACAAGCACCATCTCTCATTCCCCATGTATCTTTCTGACAAAAGAGTATATGGAAGTCAACTTTCATCGAGAGAAGCTCTTTATTTTCTCTACATTAGTCGTTCCTACGGGGCAGGAGGCTCACTTGTTTAAGCCTGACGTGACATATCTCAGGCATTGCTTAGACCCAGCCGTTCAAATCATTTTCCTTTACCAAACTCTGTTGGCTAAGGGTGTCAAGACGACATTATG GACGTGGATACAAGATATACTACGCTCCGGGTTCATGATTCTATACTGTGGAATCCACACATCAAACATTCTCAGCAGCCAAAACGAAACCGCTGCTTCCTCTATAGCTACAAACCAGATCCCGGAACCTCAGTCAATCATCAAAGCCCTCGACGACTGTCGGCAGATGCTAAAAGATATTTCTCTAAAGTTCACAGCGGTGACTCCACACTGGGTGGCTTTTGACCGGCTATCCTGTGACGTGAGAAAATTAATTGAGAATAGCTCATCCCCGGGAGCGATTCTGGGTGGACAGGGCGGGGGGAGCAATGATATGTCTGTAAACCAGACGATGAACCAGGGACTTTGGGATGTGCCGATGGATATGTCGTACTGGGATGACCTGTTGGATGGCGATGTAAATATGAACGAGGTGTTTGGGTTTGACATGAATACTTTTGCATGA
- a CDS encoding fusaric acid resistance protein-like domain-containing protein — MSSSNGSRDSSNSSSMSSTTAALPPARPSKRSKMRNGTFIIPATGERSRRQFTLRTPRTRSHCNGSERRPPTTSVNSVGQHLQAASRAVRTKSLAAWRWLQTDEGRQVLKCTLAYLLGTTATFWPPLSNFLGRRDGKHIAATLTVYFHPARTAGSMLEAVVIAIVAVVYAELVCMLSMGIAIASRAISGSAAPAHAIVLLVCIGGGLGLVGWTKQRLNQPLVNTASTLASMAIISIITKEESVNNGYFSVDKIIQMFKLLLLGITFTVAVNLLLWRVSARKVLRQSILTAAVALSDRLSFITSGFLNGSEDEVNSPEYAQASSQYNSAYAQIMTTLRESKIEQYFLGREDIYRLDKRLIKSLETLSQATGGLRSALQTQLTLLKEGPNSIVVPQSHLFSPEPASGMTRSVSYFSDGLSVIEEDEFERRSALNSHSDPTLDKSPIFRVPSDIFALFLALLGPSMKSLAYTLSETLKENPFGKHPEDQVAVNVHLRASLRDAVNLYNNARGKALRELYRSIELGRSRTENIQADIEEVAAACGHFSFSLQAVAEEMDAYLDVLESLQNPVAHQDRSWRWLKFWRHWKLFQRRSDRDAEHEPLLVRKSRGRMKSPTPQGLPKAMLKKRDSFHWDASPQKSNSFVRKCSQALLKFLRFLTREDVMFGIKVGIGAVLWAMLAFIPATRPVYQHWRGEWGLLSYMIVVGMTTGASNTTGSSRFIGTLIGGACACFAWSISMTNPWLLELCTVIVALGNFYVILVMKKAPLGRISLLAYNVIVLYAYSLTQDVDDDDDDEGGIDPLIFEITYHRVVAVTKKFREGLSVLYLQLGLIWKRGPLAALLEGGDEGMDFMKEGEQIALRRYVFKLESLRDSAKSEFELRGPFPEAAYGRIMRSTKHILDGLYAMRLITQRRDTLSEGESALLEITAAERVQLCERLCHVFQVLASCVMLEYPLTDAIPTIDRTRDRLLNKIYQYRKNHMEMNLRNGEDDAVQAMTEEKDYALLYAYTLVTAQVAAELKKIKKEIEGLYGVLHQDELLLE, encoded by the exons ATGAGCAGCTCCAACGGGAGCAGAGACAGCtccaactccagctccatGTCCTCGACGACGGCCGCATTGCCGCCCGCGCGTCCCTCCAAGAGGAGT AAAATGCGCAATGGCACCTTCATCATCCCTGCCACGGGCGAGCGCTCCCGGCGCCAATTCACCCTCCGCACTCCCAGGACCCGGTCGCACTGCAATGGATCCGAGCGTCGTCCGCCAACAACTTCGGTGAATTCGGTTGGTCAGCATCTCCAGGCAGCTTCGAGAGCTGTGCGGACCAAGTCGTTGGCGGCCTGGCGATGGCTGCAGACTGACGAGGGCCGGCAGGTGCTCAAGTGCACGCTGGCATATCTCTTGGGCACTACGGCGACGTTTTGGCCGCCGTTGTCCAACTTCCTGGGCCGCCGGGATGGCAAACACATTGCGGCGACGTTGACAGTGTACTTCCACCCGGCCCGGACGGCTGGGTCCATGCTGGAGGCCGTTGTGATTGCCATTGTGGCCGTGGTATATGCCGAGCTGGTCTGTATGCTGTCGATGGGGATAGCCATTGCCTCTCGCGCCATCTCTGGATCTGCCGCTCCCGCACATGCCATCGTCTTACTTGTATGCATTGGGGGCGGCCTTGGCTTGGTCGGCTGGACTAAGCAGCGATTGAACCAGCCCCTTGTCAACACCGCCTCTACCTTGGCATCAATGGCCATTATATCCATCATTACCAAAGAAGAATCCGTCAATAATGGCTACTTCTCCGTGGATAAGATCATCCAGATGTTTAAGCTGTTATTGCTTGGAATCACCTTTACCGTGGCTGTGAACCTCCTGTTATGGCGCGTATCGGCAAGAAAGGTGTTGCGCCAATCTATCCTTACTGCAGCGGTGGCACTGAGTGATCGCTTGTCTTTTATCACCAGTGGGTTTTTAAACGGATCGGAGGATGAGGTCAACTCTCCCGAGTATGCCCAGGCATCCTCCCAGTATAACTCAGCGTATGCTCAGATAATGACAACTCTCCGAGAGTCTAAAATCGAGCAATACTTTCTCGGGAGAGAGGACATATACCGGTTGGATAAACGCCTAATCAAGTCGTTGGAAACGCTGTCACAGGCGACTGGGGGCCTGCGTAGTGCGCTCCAGACCCAGCTGACACTTCTGAAAGAGGGACCCAACTCTATTGTGGTGCCGCAATCACACTTATTTTCTCCGGAGCCAGCATCTGGAATGACTCGAAGTGTTTCATACTTTTCTGACGGCCTTTCAGtgattgaagaagacgaattCGAACGTCGTTCGGCCCTCAATAGCCACTCAGACCCTACGCTCGATAAGTCGCCCATCTTTCGTGTGCCATCCGATATATTTGCGCTCTTTTTGGCACTGCTGGGCCCTTCCATGAAGTCTTTGGCATATACTCTATCAGAAACGCTGAAAGAGAACCCCTTTGGCAAACACCCTGAAGACCAGGTGGCTGTCAATGTGCATCTGCGTGCTAGCCTCCGGGATGCGGTGAATCTGTACAACAATGCCAGAGGCAAGGCCCTTCGCGAATTATATCGAAGCATCGAGCTCGGAAGATCGCGAACCGAAAATATTCAAGCTGATATAGAGGAGGTTGCCGCTGCTTGTGGCCACTTTTCCTTCAGTTTACAGGCAGTGGCAGAAGAGATGGATGCGTACCTCGATGTGCTTGAGTCATTGCAAAATCCGGTGGCACACCAAGATCGAAGCTGGAGGTGGCTCAAGTTCTGGAGACACTGGAAGCTGTTTCAACGCCGCAGCGATCGCGATGCAGAACACGAACCCCTCCTGGTCAGAAAGTCGAGAGGCCGAATGAAGTCGCCTACCCCTCAGGGTCTACCTAAGgccatgctgaagaagagagactcGTTTCACTGGGATGCCTCACCGCAGAAGTCCAATTCCTTTGTTCGCAAATGCTCACAGGCTTTACTAAAGTTTCTTCGGTTCCTAACGCGTGAGGATGTGATGTTTGGAATCAAAGTAGGTATTGGTGCCGTTTTATGGGCCATGCTTGCTTTCATCCCTGCTACAAGGCCAGTGTATCAACACTGGAGAGGCGAATGGGGTCTTCTATCCTACATGATTGTTGTCGGAATGACAACTGGTGCCTCCAACACAACGGGTAGCTCCCGATTTATTGGAACCCTGATAGGCGGAGCCTGTGCTTGCTTCGCATGGTCGATAAGCATGACCAATCCCTGGCTCCTTGAGCTCTGCACCGTCATTGTAGCGCTGGGGAACTTTTATGTGATTCTAGTCATGAAGAAGGCTCCTCTGGGGAGAATTTCGCTTCTGGCATACAACGTCATTGTGCTGTATGCTTACAGCTTGACGCAAGATgtggacgatgacgatgacgatgagggTGGGATAGATCCTCTCATTTTCGAGATTACGTACCATCGTGTAGTGGCGGTTAC GAAGAAATTCAGAGAGGGACTCTCGGTATTGTATCTGCAGCTTGGGCTCATTTGGAAGCGCGGACCTCTGGCTGCCTTGCTAGAGGGGGGTGATGAAGGCATGGATTTCATGAAGGAGGGCGAACAGATAGCCCTTCGGCGATATG TTTTCAAACTGGAGTCGCTGCGAGACTCTGCTAAATCTGAGTTTGAACTTCGTGGGCCGTTCCCTGAAGCGGCCTATGGCCGAATTATGCGCTCTACGAAGCACATACTGGACGGCCTCTACGCCATGCGTCTCATTACACAGCGTCGAGACACGCTCTCAGAGGGCGAGAGTGCCCTGCTAGAAATCACGGCTGCTGAAAGGGTGCAGCTGTGTGAACGCCTGTGCCACGTTTTCCAAGTCCTGGCATCGTGTGTTATGCTAGAGTATCCTCTTACGGATGCCATTCCTACTATTGACCGCACGAGAGACCGCCTTTTGAATAAAATCTATCAATATCGCAAGAATCATATGGAGATGAATCTGAGAAACGGCGAGGACGATGCTGTCCAAGCCATGACGGAAGAAAAAGATTATGCTTTGCTTTATGCGTATACCCTTGTTACGGCGCAGGTGGCCGccgagttgaagaagattaagaaggagattgaggggTTGTATGGAGTCTTGCATCAGGAtgagctgctgttggaaTAA